A stretch of Bacillus pseudomycoides DNA encodes these proteins:
- the atpF gene encoding F0F1 ATP synthase subunit B, whose amino-acid sequence MPTLILGAAIPFGTIAYTLFVFLILLIMLRKFAWGPLMGIMKEREEHVASEIDAAEQNNAEARKLVEEQREMLKQSRVEAQELIERAKKQAEDQKDGIVAAAKEEAESIKASAVQEIQREKEHAIAALQEQVASLSVQIASKVIEKELKEEDQVKLIRDYIKEVGEAR is encoded by the coding sequence GTGCCAACTTTAATTTTAGGAGCTGCCATTCCATTTGGAACGATTGCTTATACATTGTTTGTTTTCCTAATTTTATTAATCATGCTACGTAAATTTGCTTGGGGTCCTTTGATGGGAATTATGAAGGAACGTGAAGAGCATGTTGCTAGTGAGATCGACGCTGCAGAACAAAACAATGCAGAGGCGAGAAAGTTAGTAGAAGAACAACGTGAAATGTTAAAACAATCACGTGTTGAAGCACAAGAGTTAATCGAAAGAGCGAAAAAGCAAGCAGAAGATCAAAAAGATGGTATTGTTGCTGCTGCAAAAGAAGAAGCAGAATCTATTAAAGCATCTGCTGTACAAGAAATTCAACGCGAAAAAGAGCATGCGATTGCTGCTCTGCAAGAGCAAGTCGCTTCTTTATCTGTTCAAATTGCTTCTAAAGTAATTGAAAAAGAATTAAAAGAAGAAGACCAAGTGAAATTAATTCGCGATTATATTAAAGAAGTAGGAGAAGCGCGATGA
- the atpE gene encoding F0F1 ATP synthase subunit C has translation MSLGVIAAAIAIGLSALGAGIGNGLIVSRTIEGVARQPELKGALQTIMFIGVALVEALPIIGVVIAFIVMNK, from the coding sequence ATGAGTTTAGGTGTAATCGCAGCTGCAATTGCAATTGGTTTATCAGCATTAGGTGCAGGTATTGGTAACGGTCTTATCGTATCACGTACAATCGAAGGTGTTGCTCGTCAACCAGAATTAAAAGGCGCACTTCAAACAATTATGTTCATCGGGGTTGCATTAGTTGAGGCACTTCCAATCATCGGTGTAGTTATTGCATTCATCGTAATGAACAAATAA
- the atpB gene encoding F0F1 ATP synthase subunit A: MEHGKLVEFLGLTFDLSSVMMVTVAALIVFIIAVIGTRSLALRPTGMQNFLEWVLDFAKGIINSTMDWKTGGRFLTLGVTLMMFIFVSNMLGLPFMYSTTEAGEHIAWWRSPTSDPAVTLTLAVMVVTLTHYYGIKMKGTKEYLKGFFQPMKFLFPLKVIEEFANTLTLGLRLFGNIYAGEILLGLLAKLGGATALGALGAIVPMLAWMGFSVFVGSIQAFIFTMLTMVYMAHKVSHDH, translated from the coding sequence TTGCAGCACTTATTGTTTTCATAATCGCTGTTATCGGGACTCGCAGCTTAGCTCTTCGTCCAACAGGAATGCAAAACTTCCTTGAATGGGTTTTAGACTTTGCTAAAGGGATTATTAACAGTACGATGGACTGGAAAACAGGTGGACGCTTCTTAACACTCGGCGTTACACTTATGATGTTTATTTTCGTATCAAACATGCTCGGTCTACCATTCATGTACTCAACAACTGAGGCTGGCGAACACATTGCATGGTGGAGATCGCCAACGTCTGACCCAGCAGTTACATTAACATTAGCCGTGATGGTAGTTACCCTCACCCATTATTATGGAATTAAGATGAAGGGTACGAAAGAATACTTAAAAGGGTTTTTCCAACCTATGAAGTTCTTATTCCCATTAAAGGTTATTGAAGAATTTGCGAACACATTAACGTTAGGTCTTCGTCTATTCGGTAACATCTATGCTGGTGAGATTTTATTAGGATTACTAGCTAAATTAGGTGGAGCTACAGCACTTGGAGCATTGGGTGCTATTGTGCCAATGTTAGCGTGGATGGGATTCAGTGTATTCGTTGGTTCAATCCAAGCGTTTATCTTTACAATGTTAACGATGGTTTATATGGCTCATAAAGTAAGTCATGACCATTAA